From candidate division KSB1 bacterium:
ATGAAACAATCTTTAATTTTTTTATTTAAGATAGCCAGAAGTTCTTTTAAAAAGAAATTATCACCTGCTTTGGTATCAAATGGAAATGCTGCAATCGGAGCGACAAAAAAACCCTGTTTTTAGTATTTTTTTAGAAAGCAGATGCATTCTCTCCGCATGAGACACATCGATAAAGCGAAAAAAACTAGCACCGATGATCAGAGCGGCTGAATGCAAAAAATAACTTAAAACAGGGATAATCAGGCCTGCAACCTAAGATTCAGTTGAGAGGTTCTTTAAACACTCATCCAGGTCAGCATTTAATTTTTTTATTCTCTCATTAAATTCGGCTTCAGAAATCGCTGATGTTGTTTTTTCTCTCTCTTTAAAGAGCTCATCTGCTATGTTCAAGGCTGCTAAAATTGAGACTTTCAGGGAAGAGTCAATAGTGATATTCCGACTGACTTCCCTCATTTTGCTATCAACATAGTGAGCTACTTTTTTTATATACTCAACATCTGTTGTTCCCTTGATTGGGTATTCTGTTCCGTAAATATTGACCTTGATTATGTTATATTCATCACTCATTTGGCCTAATTCGTATTTTGGATTCAGCTATGAATAAACAAGTGCCGCTCGGATCATCAATGGACTTATTCAATCTGGGTTATCGGATTGTCTCTAATTTCTCCAGCATTTGTTGAATCTTTTGGCGAATTTTTCTCTCTTTTTCTTTGTAATGCGAAAGCTGTTGCGAACTATTGTCCTCGATCACGCTTCGATTTTTCAGTTCATTGATCATCAGTTCCATTTGTTGAACTTGTCCAATGAGGTTTCGGTTCTCTTGGACTAATTTTTGATTCTCTCGCGCTAATTTGTGAATTATCCCGATAGCGCGGCGAATGTTTTCCTCGAGTTTCGACAGCTCGGCATAGTCCATGACAAAAATCCTGAATAGTTAAGCTCGTAATTGCGCATTGATCTTTAAATTCAGAGATTCAATAATGCGCTTAAGGTCGGCGTCCGCTTCCTTCTCGGTTAGCGTCCGCTCAGATGAAGAAAAGGTTAGCGAGAATGTGAGACTTTTCTTATTATCTGGTATCTGCTTTCCCTTATAAAGATCAAACAGCTGAACCGATTTTAAAAATTGTCCACCAAATTCCCAGATGATCTTTTCGATTTCATTTGCCGGCATATGCTCGTCTACAACGATCGAAATGTCTCTTTTTATCGCAGGAAACTTCGGCAATGGTTGAAACTTATTATTAAAAACGCAATTTTCAAAGAGCACCTGATAATCCAATTCAGCGATAAATAGATCATTCTCAATATCAGCCAATTTTAGCAACTCTGAAGATAGAGCGCCAATATAGCCAAAGATGCGGCCGTGCAGTATCAAATCAACAGATCTGCTGTCAAGAAATTTTCGCGTTGATCGCTGATATTCAAAATTAGATATTTTCAGGCGTTCCAGCAGCGAAAAAACATCACCTTTTAAATCATAAAAGCTTGAGGCTCTAGGTTGTTGGAGCCAATTACTGCTCGTTGTATTACCGGTTCTCAAAAGT
This genomic window contains:
- a CDS encoding cell division protein ZapA, which gives rise to MSDEYNIIKVNIYGTEYPIKGTTDVEYIKKVAHYVDSKMREVSRNITIDSSLKVSILAALNIADELFKEREKTTSAISEAEFNERIKKLNADLDECLKNLSTES